A portion of the Stigmatella aurantiaca DW4/3-1 genome contains these proteins:
- the def gene encoding peptide deformylase, which yields MARDIVIWPHKVLTSATQPVMDFGPALEKLLAEMAESMAEAKGIGIAANQVGVSLRVALVGREDGTFFEIVNPQLLERSGKVTLEEGCLSVPEEWEKVPRFEKVKVRYQDKAGQWHETEAEGRLAHVFQHEIDHLDGHVFVDHLSNLKRTLIRERMNKLQKSQVRKKD from the coding sequence ATGGCACGAGACATTGTTATCTGGCCCCACAAGGTGCTGACCTCGGCGACACAGCCGGTGATGGACTTCGGTCCCGCGTTGGAAAAGCTGTTGGCGGAGATGGCCGAGTCCATGGCGGAAGCCAAGGGCATCGGCATTGCGGCCAATCAGGTGGGCGTATCGCTTCGTGTGGCGCTGGTGGGGCGGGAGGATGGGACCTTCTTCGAGATCGTCAATCCGCAACTGCTGGAACGGTCGGGGAAGGTGACCCTGGAAGAGGGCTGCCTGTCGGTGCCGGAGGAGTGGGAGAAGGTGCCGCGCTTCGAGAAGGTGAAGGTGCGGTACCAGGACAAAGCGGGGCAATGGCACGAGACAGAGGCCGAGGGGCGCCTCGCCCACGTCTTCCAGCACGAGATCGACCACTTGGACGGCCACGTCTTCGTGGACCACCTCTCGAACCTGAAGCGGACGCTCATCCGGGAGCGGATGAACAAGCTGCAGAAGTCTCAGGTACGGAAAAAGGATTGA
- a CDS encoding SlyX family protein, whose protein sequence is MDESRLIELELRYMQQQELLQQLNDVLYTQQRALDVLTAEVELLKRKLEGEPGLVDARQQEKPPHY, encoded by the coding sequence ATGGACGAGTCACGACTCATCGAGCTGGAACTCCGCTACATGCAGCAGCAAGAGCTGCTGCAACAGCTCAACGACGTTCTGTACACCCAGCAGCGAGCGCTGGACGTGCTGACCGCGGAGGTCGAGTTGCTGAAGCGCAAACTGGAAGGCGAACCGGGCCTGGTGGATGCGCGGCAGCAGGAGAAACCTCCTCACTACTGA
- a CDS encoding tetratricopeptide repeat protein: MNALEHIQRARALLARGQEELAESALSDALDAAVAAEDLVLLTRSRMALGALLFEQGRHDEALPFLKAVVRTELADGSVDAEVKTAAQLLRLIRGEAP, encoded by the coding sequence ATGAACGCTCTCGAACACATCCAGCGGGCCCGTGCGCTGCTGGCCCGGGGACAGGAGGAACTCGCCGAGTCGGCCCTGAGCGATGCCCTCGATGCCGCCGTTGCCGCCGAGGACCTCGTGCTGCTCACGCGCAGCCGCATGGCGCTCGGGGCGTTGCTCTTCGAGCAGGGCCGCCATGACGAGGCCCTGCCGTTTCTCAAGGCCGTTGTCCGGACGGAGCTCGCCGATGGTTCGGTCGATGCCGAGGTCAAGACCGCCGCCCAGCTCCTTCGCCTCATCCGGGGCGAGGCGCCCTGA
- a CDS encoding tetratricopeptide repeat protein, with the protein MRRALGVVGVAFLIHLIPLFLPRNMPEQELAIARVTPNVQQRVAVLVPLKGNEKATGAELREAAELLLEGAPAEARELVDEADRREPGAVETQLLRARICQVERMDRCVQETLERAARMAPDDARPDLLRAELSERSGNLPAALEAIAQAQSKQPQDTAVSLRYARLLSVTARHDEAEAILRGLEPRLSPRDWLLQMGMLRTRAGQDREARAFFARAVGEEPQSALAHYHLGMSHFQLGDMDAAEEELRTADRLDVSNPDPLAALCALQVRAARLEDARITRMDLERRFQDRPELIRSACRMDR; encoded by the coding sequence ATGCGACGGGCCCTGGGGGTGGTGGGGGTGGCGTTTTTGATCCACCTCATCCCCCTGTTCCTGCCCAGGAACATGCCGGAGCAGGAACTGGCGATTGCCCGCGTGACGCCGAACGTCCAGCAACGGGTGGCGGTGCTGGTGCCACTGAAGGGAAACGAGAAGGCGACGGGGGCGGAGCTCCGAGAGGCAGCGGAATTGCTGCTGGAGGGAGCGCCTGCGGAAGCGCGAGAGCTGGTGGACGAAGCGGACCGGAGAGAGCCAGGAGCGGTCGAGACACAGTTGCTCCGGGCGCGCATCTGCCAGGTGGAACGGATGGACCGCTGCGTGCAGGAGACCCTGGAGCGCGCGGCGCGGATGGCGCCTGACGATGCGCGGCCGGACCTGCTCCGGGCAGAGCTGAGCGAGCGGTCGGGGAACCTCCCGGCAGCGCTGGAGGCGATTGCCCAAGCCCAAAGCAAGCAACCGCAGGACACGGCCGTGAGCCTGCGCTACGCGCGACTGTTGAGCGTGACGGCGCGCCACGACGAGGCCGAAGCGATCCTCCGAGGGCTGGAGCCCCGGCTCTCGCCGAGGGATTGGCTGCTTCAGATGGGGATGTTGCGAACCCGGGCGGGACAGGACAGAGAGGCCCGGGCATTCTTCGCACGGGCGGTCGGCGAAGAACCCCAGTCCGCGTTGGCGCACTACCACCTGGGCATGTCGCACTTTCAGCTGGGAGACATGGACGCCGCGGAGGAGGAGCTGAGAACGGCGGACCGGCTGGACGTATCAAATCCCGATCCGCTCGCGGCGCTGTGCGCACTCCAGGTGCGTGCGGCGAGACTCGAGGACGCCCGCATCACGAGAATGGACCTCGAGCGGCGTTTTCAGGACCGGCCGGAACTCATCCGGAGCGCCTGCCGGATGGACCGCTGA
- a CDS encoding putative signal transducing protein: MKRVRLAVHRTVGTARLLAGALEAAGLSVEVRGESLAPLSGEIPSTETWVEVWVLQEEEKAARELLAELETNQEAAGREVRCPRCAEDNPGNFDWCWSCGVDLPSTLKPRLRAVP; encoded by the coding sequence ATGAAGCGGGTTCGGTTGGCGGTCCATCGGACGGTGGGCACCGCGAGACTTTTGGCGGGAGCGCTGGAGGCAGCAGGCCTCTCGGTGGAAGTCCGAGGCGAGTCATTGGCGCCTTTGAGTGGAGAAATCCCGAGCACGGAGACGTGGGTCGAAGTGTGGGTTCTCCAGGAGGAAGAGAAGGCCGCGAGAGAACTTCTGGCGGAGCTGGAGACCAACCAGGAGGCCGCCGGGAGAGAGGTGCGGTGCCCGCGCTGCGCGGAGGACAATCCAGGGAACTTCGACTGGTGCTGGAGCTGCGGGGTAGACCTTCCGTCCACGCTGAAACCGCGGCTTCGGGCCGTGCCCTGA
- a CDS encoding TonB-dependent receptor, with amino-acid sequence MSAFWLLCALLASSPVESGPGEEDPVVPTSGVAPEGSRPSSVPAAEAIPSPEPETPPTGEGAPAPEGAQTPPVAGTTVRAARPARSASEVTLDREILQSAPRTGAVDLLRLVPGLVVSQHGGEGKAHQLFLRGFDALHGQDVELNVGGLPVNEVSHVHALGYADLNFVIPEVVRELKVTEGSYRAFQGDFAVAGTVRMELGLEEPGVLLAGTVGQYGQRRVVAAVRPGDDEETFAAVELGEGRGFGPRRSFGKASLLAQAATELETGAGAVRVRALAGSYTTRFDTPGVVREDDVRAGREDFYAAPLGRQGGSAVRHQLLLGMELPRSGSSRTGVEVFGIVTDLRLRNNFTGFRVDERGDGLEQTHDARTLGVRLEHRRRFSVWGREVAGELGLGARRDGAEQTQRRYRESDGTFFSEEVDASFVQTDVWGYVEAQVPLGRWRLLLGGRADALGVNVFDALAFRDPRYYDGRGYSRSAFGVHAGGKAGLELALTERWRLFASYGDGFRSPQARSLAEGERAPFVSVRGAELGARREGARLAGQLSLFGSQVKDDFFFDHTVGTTVFTGETVRAGATAALQARPWEGVTAALSATGAHARVTATDTLLPYFAPLVARADVGWERELRVWGEALEVSAGTGLTLIGPRPLPFDEYSRAVFLADVQWGVRRGALGLRLEVKNLLDARWRDGEFVYGSRMDPEAPASLVPSRHFTAGTPRTASLTLEVHL; translated from the coding sequence ATGTCTGCGTTCTGGCTGCTGTGTGCCCTCCTGGCTTCCTCTCCCGTGGAGAGTGGCCCGGGGGAAGAAGACCCTGTTGTGCCCACCTCCGGAGTGGCCCCCGAGGGCTCCAGACCGTCCTCGGTCCCGGCGGCCGAGGCAATCCCCTCGCCCGAGCCCGAGACGCCGCCCACGGGAGAGGGCGCACCGGCGCCCGAAGGGGCCCAGACGCCGCCAGTGGCGGGGACCACCGTGCGGGCGGCGAGACCGGCCCGGAGCGCCTCGGAGGTGACGCTGGACCGGGAGATCCTCCAGTCCGCGCCCCGGACGGGGGCGGTGGATCTGCTGCGGCTGGTGCCGGGGCTGGTGGTCTCGCAGCACGGGGGCGAGGGCAAGGCGCACCAGTTGTTCCTGCGCGGGTTCGACGCGCTGCACGGACAGGACGTGGAGCTGAACGTGGGGGGGCTGCCCGTGAACGAGGTGAGCCACGTCCACGCGCTGGGCTACGCGGACCTCAACTTCGTCATCCCGGAGGTGGTGCGGGAGCTGAAGGTGACGGAGGGCTCGTACCGGGCGTTCCAGGGCGACTTCGCGGTGGCGGGGACGGTGCGGATGGAACTGGGCCTGGAAGAGCCGGGCGTGCTGCTGGCGGGGACGGTGGGACAGTACGGCCAGCGGCGGGTGGTGGCGGCGGTGCGCCCCGGAGACGACGAGGAGACCTTCGCGGCGGTGGAGTTGGGCGAGGGCCGGGGCTTCGGCCCCAGGAGAAGCTTTGGCAAGGCCTCGCTGCTGGCGCAGGCGGCGACGGAGCTGGAGACGGGGGCGGGAGCAGTCCGGGTGCGCGCGCTGGCGGGCAGCTACACGACACGCTTCGACACGCCGGGGGTGGTGCGGGAGGACGACGTGCGGGCGGGCCGGGAGGACTTCTATGCGGCCCCGCTGGGGCGGCAGGGAGGCTCGGCGGTGCGGCACCAGTTGCTGCTGGGGATGGAGCTGCCCCGGAGCGGAAGCAGCCGCACGGGGGTGGAGGTGTTCGGCATCGTCACGGACCTGCGGCTGCGCAACAACTTCACGGGCTTCCGGGTGGATGAGCGCGGGGACGGCCTGGAACAGACGCACGATGCGCGGACGCTGGGGGTGCGGCTGGAGCACCGGCGGCGGTTCTCGGTGTGGGGCCGGGAGGTGGCTGGAGAGCTGGGGCTGGGGGCACGGCGAGACGGGGCGGAGCAAACCCAGCGCCGGTACCGGGAATCGGACGGCACGTTCTTCTCCGAGGAGGTGGACGCGAGCTTCGTGCAGACGGACGTGTGGGGCTACGTGGAGGCACAGGTGCCGCTGGGCCGGTGGCGGCTGCTGCTGGGCGGAAGGGCGGACGCGCTTGGGGTGAATGTCTTCGATGCCTTGGCGTTCCGGGATCCGCGCTACTACGACGGACGAGGCTACTCGCGCAGCGCCTTCGGGGTGCACGCGGGGGGCAAGGCGGGCCTGGAGCTGGCGCTGACGGAGCGTTGGCGGCTGTTCGCGAGCTACGGGGATGGCTTCCGCTCGCCACAGGCACGGAGCCTGGCGGAAGGCGAGCGAGCCCCCTTCGTCTCGGTGCGTGGGGCGGAGTTGGGGGCACGGAGGGAGGGCGCGCGGCTGGCAGGGCAGCTGAGCCTCTTCGGCTCGCAGGTGAAGGACGACTTCTTCTTCGACCACACGGTGGGCACGACGGTCTTCACGGGCGAGACGGTGCGCGCGGGGGCGACGGCGGCGCTGCAAGCGCGGCCGTGGGAAGGGGTGACGGCGGCGCTGAGCGCGACGGGGGCGCACGCCCGGGTGACGGCGACGGACACGCTGCTGCCCTACTTCGCGCCGTTGGTGGCGCGGGCGGACGTGGGCTGGGAGCGGGAGCTGCGCGTGTGGGGCGAGGCGCTGGAGGTGTCCGCGGGCACCGGGCTCACGCTGATCGGCCCCCGGCCGCTGCCCTTCGACGAGTACAGCCGCGCGGTGTTCCTGGCGGACGTGCAGTGGGGGGTGCGCCGAGGGGCCTTGGGCCTGCGGCTGGAGGTGAAGAACCTCCTGGATGCGCGGTGGCGCGATGGGGAGTTCGTCTACGGCTCGCGAATGGATCCCGAAGCGCCGGCGAGCCTGGTTCCAAGCAGACATTTCACCGCGGGGACGCCACGAACGGCCTCGCTCACACTGGAGGTACATCTGTGA
- a CDS encoding S8 family serine peptidase: MKHWIFLGLAGLVACADSTPPIYEPQDCPDAVESARPVAQAQAVSAPEDETFIVHFRRTVSASAATRAAGDAVVRMGGQVRARWSQLGAVAAHLTPEARQKLAADPEVLAIYPDHPVHAFAVARQPAITTGSTAEYTDGLKLVQANSVWDADNDGVLDANAPIGSNIRVCVIDSGWDDRHPELKAAYVGGKDFVELDDDPRDYDTQSKTWGGGHGTHTAATIVAQLASTGSVNPSEDSAGVVGVAPGVELLVARVLNTQGTGKLSYILSAMEWCQKEGAKLASLSLGSDESNPLERDAFQNALNAGMLAIAAAGNSGTGDPSTEPGVAFPAAYPSVLAVGAVDFDGVHPTFSQVGAALSLVGPGVDVLSAALSGISSYSELDVAGTRVTSSSLEFAPVGTYEGPLVHCGLGGSRTACGEAATCEGFVAYVDRGGTDSQGEGLTFAKKVDAVRRAGARAVIIGNNDPSDGVGRFTLGKAGSWLPTASISYQDGEALKKLSATQARMNLVSVDYQRLTGTSMATPHVTGVAALVWSARPSLTAAQVRDILEKSAEPLPRGSAKGSRNDVYGYGLVQAKAALKLLETYP; encoded by the coding sequence ATGAAGCATTGGATTTTCCTGGGACTCGCCGGCTTGGTGGCTTGTGCGGACAGCACGCCCCCCATCTACGAGCCGCAGGATTGCCCAGACGCGGTGGAGAGCGCTCGGCCTGTCGCCCAGGCGCAGGCCGTGTCTGCTCCAGAGGACGAGACCTTCATCGTCCACTTCCGCCGCACCGTGTCCGCCTCCGCCGCCACGCGGGCCGCCGGGGATGCCGTGGTCCGCATGGGTGGCCAGGTCCGGGCGCGGTGGTCTCAGTTAGGCGCTGTCGCCGCGCACCTGACGCCCGAGGCGCGTCAGAAGCTCGCCGCGGATCCCGAGGTGCTCGCCATCTACCCGGATCATCCCGTTCACGCCTTTGCCGTCGCCCGCCAACCGGCCATCACCACTGGCAGCACCGCCGAGTACACCGATGGGCTCAAGCTGGTGCAGGCCAACTCCGTGTGGGATGCCGACAACGACGGGGTGCTGGATGCCAATGCCCCCATCGGCTCGAACATCCGCGTGTGCGTCATCGACAGCGGCTGGGATGACCGGCACCCCGAGCTGAAGGCGGCCTATGTCGGGGGCAAGGACTTCGTCGAGCTCGATGACGATCCCCGCGACTATGACACCCAGTCGAAGACCTGGGGCGGCGGCCATGGCACGCACACGGCGGCCACCATCGTCGCGCAGTTGGCCTCGACGGGCTCGGTGAATCCCTCCGAGGATTCCGCCGGCGTGGTGGGCGTGGCGCCCGGGGTGGAGCTGCTCGTGGCGCGCGTGCTCAACACCCAGGGCACCGGCAAGCTCTCCTACATTCTCTCCGCCATGGAGTGGTGCCAGAAGGAAGGGGCCAAGCTGGCCTCGCTGTCCCTGGGCTCCGATGAGTCCAATCCCCTGGAGCGGGATGCCTTCCAGAACGCGCTGAACGCGGGAATGCTCGCCATCGCGGCCGCGGGCAACTCGGGCACGGGGGATCCCTCCACCGAACCCGGTGTGGCCTTCCCGGCCGCCTATCCGAGCGTCCTCGCCGTGGGCGCCGTGGATTTCGACGGGGTGCATCCCACGTTCTCGCAGGTGGGGGCCGCGCTCTCCCTGGTGGGGCCGGGCGTCGATGTGCTGTCCGCCGCCCTCAGCGGGATCAGCTCCTACTCCGAACTCGATGTGGCGGGGACACGCGTCACGTCCAGCTCGCTCGAGTTCGCGCCGGTGGGGACCTACGAGGGGCCGCTCGTTCACTGTGGGCTGGGAGGCTCCCGCACCGCGTGTGGCGAGGCCGCCACGTGCGAGGGCTTCGTCGCCTACGTGGATCGCGGTGGCACGGACTCGCAGGGCGAAGGGCTGACCTTCGCCAAGAAGGTCGATGCCGTGCGCCGCGCGGGCGCGCGCGCGGTCATCATCGGCAACAATGATCCCTCCGATGGCGTGGGCCGGTTCACCTTGGGCAAGGCGGGCTCCTGGCTGCCGACGGCCTCCATCTCCTACCAGGACGGAGAGGCCCTCAAGAAGCTCTCGGCCACGCAGGCCCGGATGAACCTCGTGAGCGTGGATTACCAGCGGCTGACGGGCACCTCCATGGCCACCCCTCACGTCACCGGCGTGGCCGCGCTGGTGTGGAGCGCGCGGCCCTCGCTCACCGCCGCCCAGGTGCGCGACATCCTGGAGAAGTCCGCCGAGCCGCTGCCCCGCGGGAGCGCCAAGGGCAGCCGGAACGACGTCTACGGGTATGGGCTCGTTCAGGCCAAGGCCGCGCTGAAGCTGCTGGAGACCTATCCGTAA
- a CDS encoding anti-sigma factor family protein yields MSPPCREQDLDALLAGELPSGEAERVRAHAEGCAACAHALSWMKLERSWMTQRARRMPSRPALNFETLQARLGTAPARPAPPEPRPSPRRTWSWSSPGKMALGAAAAVAFLALNMARLPPASSIDESWTQEALASGLLACEDTSSQEVAAMEARFGACLIASPVLSSH; encoded by the coding sequence ATGAGCCCCCCTTGCCGTGAGCAGGACTTGGACGCGCTGCTGGCGGGAGAGCTGCCCTCCGGGGAAGCCGAGCGGGTCCGCGCGCATGCCGAGGGCTGTGCCGCGTGCGCGCACGCGCTCTCGTGGATGAAGCTGGAGCGCAGTTGGATGACCCAGCGGGCCCGCCGCATGCCTTCGCGGCCCGCGCTGAACTTCGAGACGCTTCAAGCGCGGCTGGGCACGGCGCCCGCGCGCCCCGCCCCGCCGGAGCCCCGGCCATCACCGCGCAGGACGTGGTCCTGGTCTTCTCCTGGGAAGATGGCCCTGGGGGCCGCGGCGGCCGTGGCCTTCCTGGCCCTCAACATGGCCCGGCTGCCCCCCGCGTCCTCCATCGACGAGTCCTGGACGCAGGAGGCACTCGCCTCCGGGCTGCTGGCCTGCGAGGACACGAGCAGCCAGGAAGTGGCGGCGATGGAGGCCCGCTTCGGGGCCTGCCTCATCGCCTCGCCGGTGCTGTCCTCGCACTGA
- a CDS encoding RNA polymerase sigma factor: MLPVEKDAPETQEGHQALVRQARSGDAAAFRTLFERHGPTVWRFLKDSFRDEAAADEATQETFVRAHARLTALRDEDRLASWLLGIARRVFLETRRVRGIRVDLDDEDTEGLLETVLPTPTPEDLLLDRETEAVLAEALGHLREGRRSALLLRIDHGLPYEEIALVMGWTIPKVKNEIHRARLQLREHLAPYLGGRS, translated from the coding sequence TTGCTCCCCGTGGAAAAGGACGCTCCTGAGACCCAGGAAGGGCACCAGGCATTGGTCCGCCAGGCGCGCTCGGGCGATGCGGCCGCCTTCCGGACCCTCTTCGAGCGCCATGGCCCCACGGTCTGGCGTTTCCTGAAGGACTCCTTCCGGGACGAGGCCGCCGCGGACGAGGCCACCCAGGAGACCTTCGTGCGGGCGCACGCCCGGCTCACGGCCCTGCGGGACGAGGATCGGCTGGCCTCGTGGCTGCTGGGCATCGCGCGCCGGGTGTTCCTGGAGACGCGCCGCGTGCGGGGCATCCGCGTGGACCTCGACGATGAGGACACCGAGGGGCTGCTAGAGACGGTGCTGCCCACCCCCACGCCCGAGGACCTGCTGCTGGACCGCGAGACGGAAGCCGTGCTGGCGGAAGCCCTCGGCCACTTGAGGGAAGGGCGGAGATCCGCCCTGCTGCTGCGCATCGACCATGGGCTGCCGTACGAGGAGATCGCCCTGGTGATGGGCTGGACGATTCCCAAGGTGAAGAACGAGATTCACCGCGCGCGGCTCCAACTGCGCGAACACCTGGCCCCCTATCTTGGAGGACGCTCATGA
- a CDS encoding type IV pilus assembly protein FimV: protein MRRVTWMTVGVVGAGLLLCGAEEPVALAQAQPQVQGVPSAEAPTRYPYNDNSGQAAGTAPSETATLRQTVLRLQAEVAGMQRELAQLRAELASLNPDVGIGGSGPVPAENTAPASPPPTAQTQDTASPSTPGSGEARVDAIYTGTVRSVSGNRLVLVDGDGTAFPVALGDRTEMRGANGQRLGAKQLKQGMRVRATVDMLAGNQEAAEIVVLPSASGAPR from the coding sequence ATGCGACGCGTGACCTGGATGACGGTGGGGGTGGTGGGGGCGGGACTCCTTCTATGTGGCGCGGAGGAGCCGGTGGCCCTCGCGCAGGCGCAGCCCCAGGTCCAAGGGGTCCCCTCGGCGGAAGCGCCCACCCGGTATCCTTATAATGACAACAGTGGCCAGGCCGCGGGCACGGCGCCCTCGGAGACGGCCACGTTGCGTCAGACCGTGCTTCGGCTCCAGGCGGAGGTCGCGGGAATGCAGCGGGAGCTGGCGCAACTGCGCGCGGAGCTGGCGAGCTTGAACCCGGACGTGGGCATCGGGGGCTCGGGGCCGGTCCCGGCGGAGAACACCGCCCCCGCGTCGCCGCCGCCCACCGCCCAGACCCAGGACACGGCGTCTCCCAGCACCCCCGGCTCGGGCGAGGCGCGGGTGGACGCCATCTACACGGGGACGGTGCGCTCGGTGTCCGGGAACCGGTTGGTGCTCGTGGACGGTGACGGGACAGCGTTCCCCGTGGCCCTGGGAGACCGCACGGAGATGCGCGGGGCAAATGGCCAGCGCCTCGGCGCAAAGCAGCTGAAGCAGGGCATGCGGGTCCGCGCCACGGTGGACATGCTCGCCGGGAATCAGGAGGCGGCCGAGATCGTCGTCCTTCCCTCCGCTTCGGGCGCGCCCCGCTGA
- a CDS encoding CDP-alcohol phosphatidyltransferase family protein gives MRQPLFSPPDIPGRPVPSSVQAPRRPGLLSRRTQLVLLHLLSLSRLGFAVLFLMTSDSLLRAGLVVLAGFTDVLDGWIARHARLTTRLGALIDPVADRGFAVTALFALLLDGLLTPLQVILLLLRDAATAVGFLVSRLVPSLRPVELKARMLGKAVTTLQALTLLAALLVPVAVPALVAVVGVTALASVVDYARAVLRARGRLAP, from the coding sequence ATGCGTCAGCCTCTGTTCAGTCCTCCGGACATTCCTGGCAGACCCGTTCCCTCCAGCGTACAGGCTCCGCGCCGGCCGGGCCTGCTGTCACGCAGGACACAACTGGTATTGCTCCACCTGCTGTCGCTCTCCCGGCTGGGTTTCGCGGTCCTGTTCCTGATGACTTCGGACTCGCTGCTGCGCGCGGGGCTCGTGGTCCTGGCGGGCTTCACGGACGTGTTGGATGGATGGATTGCGCGGCATGCGCGGCTCACCACCCGGTTGGGCGCGCTCATTGATCCGGTGGCCGATCGCGGCTTCGCCGTCACCGCGCTGTTCGCCCTGCTGCTGGATGGGCTGCTCACGCCGCTCCAGGTGATTCTCCTGCTGCTGCGCGATGCGGCCACCGCCGTGGGCTTCCTCGTCTCGCGCCTCGTGCCCTCGCTCCGCCCGGTGGAGCTCAAGGCGCGGATGCTCGGCAAGGCCGTCACCACCCTCCAGGCGCTGACCTTGCTCGCGGCCCTGCTCGTCCCCGTTGCGGTCCCGGCGCTCGTCGCCGTCGTGGGCGTGACCGCCCTGGCCTCCGTGGTGGACTACGCCCGGGCCGTGCTGAGGGCGCGCGGCAGGCTCGCCCCGTGA
- a CDS encoding PRC-barrel domain-containing protein — MFERMRRGMVVLSRDGIQVGRIVDVKEDGVVIEKGLLFHRDFLVPFSDIAQFRGEEIVLSRDNASLRGAHAASPEGGNAKGTVGVAGFSAPPAHGLGLQPTELTEVRMEKSRMHDHGPVGSSPDLDQDETMTPAAVARPGSRTPVGAPFVPPEPSLRERRAAGPGWDPLGADEEPATETPLPRKKDPDREPPTRY; from the coding sequence ATGTTCGAACGCATGCGAAGAGGCATGGTCGTCCTGAGCCGGGATGGCATCCAGGTGGGACGCATCGTGGACGTCAAGGAAGACGGTGTCGTCATCGAGAAGGGGCTGCTCTTCCACCGGGACTTCCTGGTGCCCTTCAGCGACATCGCCCAGTTCCGTGGCGAGGAGATCGTCCTGTCGCGGGACAACGCCTCCCTGCGCGGCGCGCACGCGGCATCCCCGGAGGGTGGCAACGCCAAGGGCACGGTGGGCGTCGCGGGGTTCTCCGCGCCCCCGGCGCACGGGTTGGGCCTTCAGCCCACGGAGCTGACCGAAGTGCGGATGGAGAAGTCCCGGATGCACGACCATGGGCCCGTGGGGAGTTCCCCTGATCTGGACCAGGACGAGACGATGACCCCCGCGGCGGTGGCGCGTCCCGGTTCCCGGACGCCGGTCGGCGCACCCTTCGTGCCCCCAGAGCCCTCCCTGCGTGAGCGCCGCGCGGCGGGACCCGGGTGGGATCCGCTGGGCGCGGACGAAGAGCCAGCGACGGAGACGCCGCTCCCTCGCAAAAAGGATCCAGACCGCGAGCCACCCACCCGCTACTAA
- a CDS encoding chemotaxis protein CheW, producing the protein MMFGGAEEGRFLIVRARGWICALPIQEVVETMRPLPVTPVADAPPFVRGVAVVRGRPSPVIHLATLLGGSSAGTAQRFVSLRVGERLLVLEVEEVLGLRRLGARELGTLPPLLAVAVGGNLEVLGTLDGQLLAALDTSRLLTEAVWGRLVTAGEA; encoded by the coding sequence ATGATGTTCGGCGGTGCCGAAGAGGGACGCTTCCTCATCGTGCGCGCGCGGGGCTGGATTTGCGCGCTGCCCATCCAGGAGGTCGTCGAGACGATGCGGCCGTTGCCGGTGACGCCGGTGGCGGATGCGCCGCCCTTTGTCCGGGGCGTGGCCGTGGTGCGAGGCCGTCCGTCCCCCGTCATCCATCTGGCGACCTTGCTGGGGGGCTCCAGCGCGGGCACGGCCCAGCGCTTCGTCTCGCTGCGCGTGGGGGAGCGGCTGCTCGTGCTGGAGGTGGAGGAAGTGCTGGGGCTGCGGCGGCTGGGCGCGCGCGAGCTGGGCACGCTGCCGCCGCTGCTGGCGGTGGCCGTGGGGGGCAACCTGGAGGTGCTCGGCACGCTGGATGGGCAATTGCTGGCGGCGCTGGACACCTCGCGGCTGTTGACCGAAGCGGTCTGGGGCCGGTTGGTGACGGCGGGGGAGGCGTGA